One stretch of Cellulomonas wangsupingiae DNA includes these proteins:
- a CDS encoding M16 family metallopeptidase, whose protein sequence is MPLNLPLVAPGSPGAELVVGQDGGAAVRRTVLPGGVRVLSEHMPGLRSATVGAWVGVGSRDETSGHFGSTHFLEHLLFKGTARRTAMDIAEAFDAVGGEANAATGKEHTCYYARVLDTDVPMAVDVIADMVTSARLDVDELETERGVILEELAMNDDDPSDVAHEQFATAVFGDTPLGRPIGGTPQAIRSVPRDAVWEHYREHYRPDTLVVTAAGGVDHDALCAQVEAALTAGGWALDPGSAPAGRRAAGTTGPVPSGTELTVRRPTEQANVIVGGTCLNATDDRRFVLSVLTAALGGGMSSRLFQEIREKRGLAYSTYAFASGHADAGLFGLYAGCTPAKVDEVTALMVVELERMADTPMGAPELARSIGQLCGGLVLGMEETGARMSRLGKAELVHGELLDVDESLARIRSVTAQQVQELAGELAAAPRSVVRVGPFGD, encoded by the coding sequence GTGCCGCTGAACCTCCCGCTCGTCGCGCCCGGGTCACCGGGGGCCGAGCTCGTCGTCGGGCAGGACGGTGGCGCCGCAGTGCGGCGCACCGTCCTGCCCGGCGGGGTCCGGGTCCTGTCCGAGCACATGCCCGGCCTGCGCTCGGCGACCGTCGGGGCGTGGGTCGGCGTCGGCTCGCGGGACGAGACGTCGGGCCACTTCGGCTCGACGCACTTCCTCGAGCACCTGCTGTTCAAGGGCACGGCCCGGCGCACCGCGATGGACATCGCGGAGGCGTTCGACGCCGTCGGCGGCGAGGCGAACGCCGCCACCGGCAAGGAGCACACCTGCTACTACGCGCGCGTGCTCGACACGGACGTGCCGATGGCCGTGGACGTCATCGCGGACATGGTGACGTCCGCGCGCCTCGACGTCGACGAGCTGGAGACCGAGCGCGGGGTCATCCTCGAAGAGCTCGCGATGAACGACGACGACCCCTCGGACGTCGCGCACGAGCAGTTCGCCACCGCGGTCTTCGGCGACACGCCGCTCGGCCGGCCCATCGGCGGGACGCCGCAGGCGATCCGCTCGGTGCCGCGCGACGCCGTCTGGGAGCACTACCGCGAGCACTACCGCCCGGACACGCTCGTCGTGACCGCCGCGGGCGGGGTCGACCACGACGCGCTGTGCGCGCAGGTGGAGGCCGCGCTGACGGCGGGCGGCTGGGCGCTCGACCCGGGGTCCGCCCCCGCCGGTCGGCGCGCCGCGGGCACCACGGGCCCGGTGCCGTCCGGCACGGAGCTGACGGTCCGGCGGCCCACCGAGCAGGCGAACGTCATCGTCGGTGGCACCTGCCTCAACGCGACCGACGACCGGCGCTTCGTGCTGTCGGTCCTGACCGCGGCCCTCGGCGGCGGGATGTCCTCGCGCCTCTTCCAGGAGATCCGCGAGAAGCGCGGTCTGGCGTACTCGACGTACGCGTTCGCGAGCGGCCACGCCGACGCGGGCCTGTTCGGGCTCTACGCCGGCTGCACGCCCGCGAAGGTCGACGAGGTGACGGCCCTCATGGTCGTCGAGCTCGAGCGCATGGCCGACACGCCGATGGGCGCTCCGGAGCTGGCCCGCAGCATCGGGCAGCTGTGCGGCGGGCTCGTGCTCGGCATGGAGGAGACGGGCGCGCGCATGAGCCGTCTCGGCAAGGCCGAGCTGGTCCACGGCGAGCTCCTCGACGTCGACGAGTCGCTCGCGCGGATCCGCTCCGTCACGGCGCAGCAGGTGCAGGAGCTGGCCGGCGAGCTGGCCGCGGCACCGCGCAGCGTCGTGCGCGTGGGGCCCTTCGGCGACTGA
- a CDS encoding AzlC family ABC transporter permease, with translation MTPHDPSTAARRQAVSVSLATGLYGVSFGALSVAAGLSLPQTMALSLLMFSGGSQFAFIGVVGSGGALGAAVASATLLGARNGLYGAQLTPLLDLPWRLRVPAAQLTIDESTAVATAQPTRSAARTGFWWTGAGVFVLWNLFTLLGALAGDRLGDPRAYGLDAAAAAAFLALVWPRLAGRAAQGVAAAAVVVALVTTPLLPTGVPVLLAALVAIVVGLVTTPRASRAGRTP, from the coding sequence GTGACGCCGCACGACCCCTCGACCGCCGCCCGTCGGCAGGCGGTCTCGGTCTCGTTGGCCACCGGACTGTACGGGGTGTCGTTCGGCGCGCTGTCCGTCGCCGCCGGGCTGTCCCTCCCCCAGACGATGGCGTTGAGCCTGCTGATGTTCTCCGGCGGGTCGCAGTTCGCCTTCATCGGCGTCGTGGGCTCCGGTGGCGCCCTCGGTGCCGCCGTCGCGTCGGCGACCCTCCTCGGCGCACGCAACGGGTTGTACGGCGCGCAGCTCACACCGCTGCTCGACCTGCCGTGGCGCCTGCGCGTGCCCGCGGCACAGCTGACGATCGACGAGTCGACGGCTGTCGCGACGGCCCAGCCGACGCGGTCCGCGGCCCGCACCGGGTTCTGGTGGACGGGCGCGGGCGTCTTCGTGCTGTGGAACCTGTTCACGCTGCTCGGCGCGCTGGCGGGCGACCGCCTGGGCGACCCGCGCGCGTACGGCCTGGACGCGGCCGCCGCGGCCGCGTTCCTGGCGCTCGTGTGGCCGCGGCTCGCCGGCCGGGCGGCCCAGGGCGTCGCCGCCGCGGCCGTCGTCGTCGCGCTCGTCACCACGCCCCTGCTGCCGACGGGCGTGCCGGTGCTGCTCGCGGCGCTGGTGGCGATCGTCGTGGGGCTGGTCACCACGCCCCGCGCGTCCCGTGCCGGGCGGACGCCGTGA
- a CDS encoding TetR/AcrR family transcriptional regulator codes for MPRPRVHDEAVRERLLVESTRVVADSGADALTVRDAATRAGTSSSAVYSLFGSRDALLRAVGERASDRFARHLRSSPRTGAPAADLLALGVAYRRFALDEPQTYLVMFTRPGAGAAHPDSGPVSGAPPFLVLLDAVRDTLRAQPAAAAYPGGARPDDVTRGATHVWAFAHGWVTLELDGLLPWPASERDERYVAALRAAGPGLLGPPPA; via the coding sequence GTGCCCCGACCCCGCGTCCACGACGAGGCCGTACGCGAGCGCCTCCTCGTCGAGTCGACCCGCGTCGTCGCCGACAGCGGCGCCGACGCGCTCACCGTCCGCGACGCGGCCACCCGCGCCGGGACGTCGTCCAGCGCCGTGTACTCGCTCTTCGGCAGCCGCGACGCGCTGCTGCGTGCGGTCGGCGAGCGCGCGTCCGACCGCTTCGCCCGGCACCTGCGGTCGAGCCCGCGCACCGGAGCACCCGCCGCCGACCTGCTCGCGCTCGGCGTCGCCTACCGGCGGTTCGCGCTCGACGAGCCGCAGACGTACCTCGTCATGTTCACCCGCCCCGGCGCCGGGGCGGCCCATCCGGACAGCGGACCGGTGTCCGGTGCACCGCCGTTCCTCGTGCTGCTCGACGCGGTCCGCGACACGCTCCGGGCACAGCCCGCCGCGGCCGCCTACCCCGGCGGCGCCCGGCCGGACGACGTCACCCGGGGCGCCACGCACGTCTGGGCGTTCGCGCACGGCTGGGTGACCCTCGAGCTCGACGGGCTGCTGCCCTGGCCCGCGAGCGAGCGCGACGAGCGCTACGTGGCCGCGCTGCGCGCCGCGGGGCCGGGCCTGCTCGGTCCCCCGCCGGCCTGA
- the dapA gene encoding 4-hydroxy-tetrahydrodipicolinate synthase has protein sequence MPAVTSATHPFGSLLSAMVTPMTADGAVDLEATVRLAKHLVDSGHDGLVLNGTTGEAPTTHAPEKAEIVAAVVEAVGDRAYVVAGAGSNDTAHAVRMGEQAAEAGAHGLLVVTPYYSRPSQDGIVAHVAAVADATGLPVMLYDVPGRAGVRLTPATIDRLAAHERVVAMKDATGDVVAAAQSVTRTGLAWYSGDDGLALAFLAHGAVGLVGVTTQAAPRAFAQLFAAWRDGDAATALDVYRGLLPAITALNGAGFQAVAAKAALVELGVLDSRATRLPLVPFTDDEAAAVRAGLAASGLLDVVAGADRA, from the coding sequence ATGCCTGCCGTGACCTCCGCCACCCACCCGTTCGGGTCGCTGCTGTCCGCCATGGTCACCCCGATGACGGCGGACGGCGCGGTCGACCTCGAGGCCACGGTCCGGCTCGCGAAGCACCTCGTCGACTCCGGCCACGACGGGCTGGTGCTCAACGGCACGACCGGCGAGGCCCCCACGACCCACGCGCCAGAGAAGGCCGAGATCGTCGCCGCCGTCGTCGAGGCCGTGGGCGACCGGGCGTACGTCGTCGCCGGTGCGGGGTCCAACGACACCGCGCACGCCGTCCGGATGGGCGAGCAGGCCGCGGAGGCCGGCGCCCACGGGCTGCTCGTCGTGACGCCGTACTACTCCCGTCCGTCGCAGGACGGCATCGTCGCGCACGTCGCGGCGGTCGCCGACGCGACCGGCCTGCCCGTGATGCTCTACGACGTCCCCGGCCGCGCCGGGGTGCGCCTGACGCCGGCCACGATCGACCGCCTCGCCGCGCACGAGCGCGTCGTGGCCATGAAGGACGCGACCGGTGACGTCGTCGCCGCGGCGCAGTCCGTCACCCGGACCGGGCTCGCCTGGTACAGCGGCGACGACGGTCTCGCGCTCGCGTTCCTCGCGCACGGCGCGGTCGGGCTGGTCGGCGTCACGACGCAGGCGGCCCCCCGGGCGTTCGCGCAGCTGTTCGCCGCGTGGCGCGACGGCGACGCCGCGACCGCCCTCGACGTCTACCGCGGCCTGCTGCCCGCGATCACGGCCCTCAACGGTGCCGGGTTCCAGGCGGTGGCCGCGAAGGCCGCGCTCGTGGAGCTCGGCGTGCTCGACAGCCGGGCCACCCGGCTGCCCCTCGTCCCCTTCACCGACGACGAGGCCGCCGCCGTGCGTGCCGGTCTGGCCGCCTCCGGGCTGCTCGACGTCGTCGCGGGTGCCGACCGCGCGTGA
- the dapB gene encoding 4-hydroxy-tetrahydrodipicolinate reductase — protein MSEPIRVAVLGASGRMGATTVRAVQEAEGVELVAALDAGDDLRAVTDAGAHVAVDFTVPSVTEEHVHRLVDAGVHAVVGTTGWDDVSLGRVRDHLTRAPGVGVVVAPNFALGAVLSMAFARQAARWFESVEVVELHHPDKVDAPSGTARHTAQGIARARAAAGLGPVPDATTQSLDGARGADVDGVRVHAVRLRGLVAHEEILLGNPGEMLTIRHDSFDRVSFMPGVLLAVRRVADRPGLTVGLEDLLDLGA, from the coding sequence GTGAGCGAACCGATCAGGGTGGCCGTGCTGGGCGCGTCAGGACGCATGGGGGCGACGACCGTGCGCGCCGTGCAGGAGGCCGAGGGCGTCGAGCTCGTCGCCGCGCTGGACGCGGGCGACGACCTGCGGGCCGTCACGGACGCCGGGGCGCACGTCGCCGTGGACTTCACGGTGCCCTCGGTCACCGAGGAGCACGTGCACCGGCTCGTCGACGCGGGCGTGCACGCGGTGGTCGGCACCACCGGGTGGGACGACGTGTCCCTGGGCCGCGTGCGCGACCACCTGACGCGAGCACCCGGCGTCGGCGTCGTCGTGGCACCGAACTTCGCGCTCGGCGCGGTGCTGTCCATGGCCTTCGCGCGGCAGGCGGCGCGCTGGTTCGAGTCGGTGGAGGTCGTCGAGCTGCACCACCCCGACAAGGTCGACGCACCGTCGGGGACCGCCCGCCACACCGCCCAGGGCATCGCCCGGGCGCGCGCGGCGGCCGGGCTCGGCCCGGTGCCCGACGCGACGACGCAGTCGCTCGACGGCGCGCGCGGGGCGGACGTCGACGGCGTGCGCGTGCACGCCGTGCGCCTGCGCGGCCTCGTGGCGCACGAGGAGATCCTGCTCGGCAACCCGGGGGAGATGCTGACGATCCGGCACGACTCCTTCGACCGCGTGAGCTTCATGCCCGGGGTGCTCCTCGCCGTCCGTCGCGTCGCGGACCGCCCCGGCCTGACCGTGGGGCTCGAGGACCTGCTGGACCTCGGGGCATGA
- a CDS encoding AzlD domain-containing protein has translation MSALWGAVLLASLACLAIKLAGHVLPEHWLAQPRVARVAALVTVALLSALVAVQTATAGDRLVVDARLPALGVAAVALALRAPFVLVVVLAAATAAGLRLLGMP, from the coding sequence GTGAGCGCGCTGTGGGGCGCTGTGCTCCTCGCGAGCCTCGCGTGCCTGGCGATCAAGCTCGCGGGTCACGTCCTGCCCGAGCACTGGCTCGCCCAGCCCCGGGTGGCGCGCGTCGCGGCGCTCGTCACCGTCGCCCTGCTCTCCGCCCTGGTCGCCGTGCAGACCGCGACGGCCGGGGACCGCCTCGTCGTCGACGCGCGGCTGCCGGCGCTCGGCGTGGCCGCCGTGGCACTCGCGCTGCGCGCGCCCTTCGTCCTCGTCGTCGTGCTCGCCGCCGCCACGGCCGCCGGGCTGCGCCTGCTGGGCATGCCGTGA
- a CDS encoding GNAT family N-acetyltransferase: MLPTADVSVRPAVPGDETRIARIQLAAWRAAHADVLGEVVLDSLDEQAFVAQWRQAVTTPPGSGYHVLVACDGPRVVGVASVAPVAPPDPMQAPGGVVLALEVDPPDQRAGHGSRLLAAAVDLLRADGADQVQTWVVDGDAAREQFLSGAGLGPDGRTRRLATGPGPDEEAHVVTERRWYAGI; this comes from the coding sequence GTGCTGCCCACCGCTGACGTCTCGGTCCGCCCCGCCGTCCCCGGCGACGAGACGCGCATCGCCCGCATCCAGCTCGCGGCCTGGCGGGCGGCCCACGCCGACGTGCTCGGCGAGGTCGTCCTGGACTCGCTCGACGAGCAGGCGTTCGTCGCCCAGTGGCGCCAGGCCGTCACCACGCCGCCCGGCTCGGGCTACCACGTGCTCGTCGCGTGCGACGGTCCGCGCGTGGTCGGTGTCGCGTCGGTCGCTCCCGTCGCGCCGCCGGACCCGATGCAGGCGCCGGGCGGTGTGGTCCTCGCGCTCGAGGTCGACCCGCCGGACCAGCGCGCGGGGCACGGGTCCCGCCTGCTCGCGGCGGCCGTCGACCTGCTGCGCGCCGACGGCGCCGACCAGGTGCAGACGTGGGTCGTCGACGGGGACGCCGCGCGCGAGCAGTTCCTGTCCGGCGCGGGCCTCGGCCCCGACGGACGCACGCGGCGCCTCGCCACCGGCCCGGGGCCGGACGAGGAGGCGCACGTCGTCACCGAGCGCCGCTGGTACGCGGGGATCTAG
- a CDS encoding ribonuclease J, with protein MSHPHPDLTLPPPLPEGALRIVPLGGLGEVGRNMAVLEYNGRLLVIDCGVLFPEDHQPGVDLILPDFDYIRDRLDDIDAIVLTHGHEDHIGAVPYLLRLRRDIPLVGSQLTLAFVEAKLKEHRIAPLTLTVREDQVEQLGAFECEFVAVNHSIPDALAVAVRTPAGTVLHTGDFKMDQLPLDGRITDLRAFARLGERGVDLFMVDSTNAEVPGFVTPEREIGPVLDQVFAESTGRVVVASFASHVHRVQQVIDAAVANERKVALVGRSMVRNMGIAAELGYLRVPDGVLVDQKQIERLPDDRVVLMCTGSQGEPMAALSRIANGDHKVSVGPGDTVVLASSLIPGNENAVFRVINGLMRLGARVVHSGNAKVHVSGHASAGELLYCYNILRPRNVMPVHGEVRHLIANAGLAVKAGVPADRVVLAEDGVVVDLIDGRARVVGAVPCGYVYVDGSSVGELTEAELKDRRILGDEGFITIFAVVSSADGKVLAGPQIHARGVAEQDDVFDEILPVLTTALEDAARAGATDTHQLQQVMRRVVGRWVSNRLRRRPMIIPVVVEA; from the coding sequence ATGAGTCACCCGCACCCTGACCTGACCCTGCCGCCGCCGCTCCCGGAGGGCGCCCTGCGGATCGTCCCGCTCGGCGGGCTGGGCGAGGTCGGACGCAACATGGCCGTGCTCGAGTACAACGGGCGCCTGCTCGTCATCGACTGCGGCGTGCTCTTCCCCGAGGACCACCAGCCGGGCGTCGACCTCATCCTCCCGGACTTCGACTACATCCGGGACCGGCTCGACGACATCGACGCCATCGTCCTGACGCACGGCCACGAGGACCACATCGGTGCCGTGCCGTACCTGCTGCGGCTGCGTCGCGACATCCCGCTCGTCGGCTCCCAGCTCACGCTCGCGTTCGTCGAGGCGAAGCTCAAGGAGCACCGCATCGCCCCGCTGACGCTCACGGTCCGTGAGGACCAGGTCGAGCAGCTCGGTGCGTTCGAGTGCGAGTTCGTCGCGGTGAACCACTCGATCCCCGACGCGCTCGCCGTCGCCGTGCGCACGCCCGCCGGCACGGTGCTGCACACCGGTGACTTCAAGATGGACCAGCTCCCGCTGGACGGGCGCATCACCGACCTGCGGGCCTTCGCACGCCTCGGCGAGCGGGGCGTCGACCTGTTCATGGTCGACTCCACCAACGCCGAGGTGCCGGGCTTCGTGACGCCCGAGCGCGAGATCGGCCCCGTCCTGGACCAGGTGTTCGCCGAGTCCACCGGCCGCGTCGTCGTCGCGTCGTTCGCGTCCCACGTCCACCGCGTGCAGCAGGTGATCGACGCGGCCGTCGCCAACGAGCGCAAAGTCGCCCTGGTGGGCCGCTCGATGGTCCGCAACATGGGCATCGCCGCCGAGCTCGGCTACCTGCGCGTGCCCGACGGCGTGCTGGTCGACCAGAAGCAGATCGAGAGGCTGCCCGACGACCGCGTGGTGCTCATGTGCACCGGGTCGCAGGGCGAGCCCATGGCCGCGCTGTCGCGCATCGCCAACGGCGACCACAAGGTCTCGGTCGGCCCCGGCGACACCGTCGTGCTCGCGTCGAGCCTCATCCCCGGCAACGAGAACGCGGTGTTCCGCGTGATCAACGGCCTCATGCGGCTGGGCGCCCGCGTCGTGCACTCGGGCAACGCCAAGGTGCACGTCTCGGGCCACGCGAGCGCCGGTGAGCTCCTGTACTGCTACAACATCCTGCGCCCGCGCAACGTCATGCCCGTGCACGGCGAGGTGCGACACCTCATCGCGAACGCCGGGCTCGCCGTCAAGGCGGGGGTGCCCGCGGACCGCGTGGTGCTCGCGGAGGACGGCGTCGTCGTCGACCTGATCGACGGGCGCGCGCGCGTCGTCGGCGCCGTGCCGTGCGGCTACGTGTACGTCGACGGGTCGAGCGTCGGGGAGCTGACGGAGGCCGAGCTCAAGGACCGCCGGATCCTCGGCGACGAGGGCTTCATCACGATCTTCGCGGTCGTGTCGTCGGCCGACGGGAAGGTGCTCGCCGGCCCGCAGATCCACGCGCGCGGCGTCGCCGAGCAGGACGACGTCTTCGACGAGATCCTCCCGGTGCTGACCACCGCGCTGGAGGACGCCGCCCGTGCGGGCGCGACCGACACGCACCAGCTGCAGCAGGTGATGCGGCGCGTCGTCGGCCGCTGGGTGTCGAACAGGCTCCGTCGCCGGCCGATGATCATCCCGGTCGTCGTCGAGGCGTAG
- a CDS encoding dihydrofolate reductase codes for MIGLVWAQTPDGVIGDAGTIPWHVPEDLAHFREVTSGGTVVMGRATWLSLPERFRPLPGRRNVVLSRDPRFEAAGATVLADLDAALASAPDVWVVGGGAVYAATLDRADRLEVTVVDLDVPGDTRAPRIGDGWRLVSGGPDAPWRVSRTGTRYRFDAWQR; via the coding sequence GTGATCGGTCTGGTCTGGGCGCAGACGCCCGACGGCGTCATCGGCGACGCCGGCACGATCCCGTGGCACGTGCCGGAGGACCTGGCGCACTTCCGCGAGGTCACGTCCGGCGGCACGGTCGTCATGGGCCGTGCCACCTGGCTGTCGCTGCCCGAGCGGTTCCGGCCGCTGCCGGGGCGCCGCAACGTCGTGCTCTCCCGCGACCCGCGGTTCGAGGCGGCGGGTGCCACGGTGCTCGCCGACCTCGACGCCGCGCTGGCGAGCGCGCCCGACGTCTGGGTCGTCGGCGGGGGAGCGGTGTACGCCGCGACGCTGGACCGCGCCGACCGGCTCGAGGTGACCGTGGTGGACCTCGACGTCCCCGGTGACACGCGCGCCCCGCGGATCGGCGACGGGTGGCGGCTCGTGTCGGGCGGCCCCGACGCGCCGTGGCGCGTGTCACGGACCGGGACGCGATACCGGTTCGACGCCTGGCAGCGCTGA
- a CDS encoding thymidylate synthase: MTQTADGAPARTTDVPTPYEDLLQLVLTTGTPKADRTGTGTRSVFGHQLRYDLRAGFPLVTTKRVFFRGVAEELFWFLRGESNIASLVAKDVHIWDEWADADGELGPVYGVQWRSWPTPDGGHVDQLERLLAELRANPDSRRHVVSAWNVAELDRMALVPCHAFFQLYVADGRLSCQVYQRSADLFLGVPFNIASYALLTHMIAQQVDLEVGDLVWTGGDCHVYDNHVEQVREQLTREAYPYPTLRLRRAASLFDYTWADVEVDGYRHHPAIAAPVAV; the protein is encoded by the coding sequence ATGACGCAGACGGCAGACGGGGCGCCCGCCCGCACGACGGACGTCCCGACGCCCTACGAGGACCTGCTGCAGCTCGTGCTCACCACGGGGACTCCCAAGGCGGACCGCACCGGCACCGGCACCCGCTCGGTCTTCGGCCACCAGCTGCGGTACGACCTGCGCGCCGGGTTCCCGCTCGTGACGACCAAGCGGGTGTTCTTCCGTGGCGTCGCCGAGGAGCTGTTCTGGTTCCTGCGCGGGGAGTCGAACATCGCCTCGCTCGTCGCGAAGGACGTGCACATCTGGGACGAGTGGGCCGACGCCGACGGCGAGCTCGGGCCCGTCTACGGCGTGCAGTGGCGGTCGTGGCCGACGCCCGACGGCGGGCACGTCGACCAGCTCGAGCGGCTGCTGGCCGAGCTGCGCGCGAACCCGGACTCGCGCCGGCACGTCGTCTCGGCGTGGAACGTCGCCGAGCTCGACCGCATGGCGCTCGTGCCGTGCCACGCGTTCTTCCAGCTGTACGTCGCCGACGGGCGGCTGTCGTGCCAGGTGTACCAGCGCTCGGCCGACCTGTTCCTCGGGGTGCCGTTCAACATCGCGTCGTACGCGCTGCTCACGCACATGATCGCCCAGCAGGTCGACCTCGAGGTCGGCGACCTGGTGTGGACCGGCGGCGACTGCCACGTCTACGACAACCACGTCGAGCAGGTGCGCGAGCAGCTGACGCGCGAGGCGTACCCGTACCCGACGCTGCGCCTGCGCCGCGCCGCGTCGCTGTTCGACTACACGTGGGCCGACGTCGAGGTGGACGGCTACCGGCACCACCCCGCGATCGCCGCGCCCGTCGCGGTCTGA
- a CDS encoding NAD-dependent succinate-semialdehyde dehydrogenase: protein MTTTLPPTVAAHLPTGMLVGGRWRPARSGATFDVEDPGTARTIFEVADGDEQDARDALDAAVEAFDPWRRTAPRVRADLLRAVFDALTARADDIAALVTAEGGKPLAESRAEVAYAAEYVRWYGEQAVRVDGLARRAPAGTHHQLVLRRPVGPALLIAPWNFPIAMIARKVAPALAAGCTCVVKPAQLTPLTTAYVAEVIRAELEARDLPTGVVNVVPSSSARRISEPLLADPRLRKLSFTGSTEVGATLLAAAAPSVLRTSMELGGNAPFLVFPDADLDAAVEGAVQAKMRNSGQTCVAANRFLVHGSVAEEFARRLTAAFDGLVVGHGADDGVTVGPLIQRSAVERVAEVVAQATDGGARVRTGGHAPRRAGYFYAPTVLTEVDPDARVVTEETFGPVAPIVTFDDEDEALRLANGTPFGLVAYAYTRDVGRAMRLAEELEAGMVGINRGMVSDASAPFGGVKTSGLGREGGELGLEEYLEPVYVAL, encoded by the coding sequence ATGACCACGACGCTGCCCCCGACCGTCGCCGCGCACCTGCCCACCGGCATGCTGGTCGGGGGCCGGTGGCGACCCGCGCGGTCCGGGGCGACGTTCGACGTGGAGGACCCGGGGACCGCGCGGACGATCTTCGAGGTCGCCGACGGCGACGAGCAGGACGCCCGCGACGCGCTCGACGCCGCCGTCGAGGCGTTCGACCCCTGGCGACGCACGGCCCCGCGCGTGCGCGCCGACCTGCTGCGCGCGGTGTTCGACGCGCTCACCGCGCGCGCCGACGACATCGCGGCGCTCGTCACCGCCGAGGGTGGCAAGCCGCTGGCCGAGTCGCGCGCCGAGGTGGCGTACGCCGCCGAGTACGTCCGCTGGTACGGCGAGCAGGCGGTGCGGGTCGACGGGCTCGCCCGGCGCGCGCCCGCGGGTACGCACCACCAGCTCGTCCTGCGCCGGCCGGTCGGGCCCGCGCTGCTCATCGCTCCGTGGAACTTCCCGATCGCGATGATCGCGCGCAAGGTCGCCCCCGCGCTCGCGGCCGGGTGCACGTGCGTGGTCAAGCCCGCCCAGCTCACGCCCCTGACGACCGCGTACGTGGCCGAGGTCATCCGTGCCGAGCTCGAGGCGCGGGACCTGCCGACGGGCGTCGTCAACGTGGTGCCGTCGTCCTCGGCGCGTCGCATCAGCGAGCCGCTGCTGGCCGACCCCCGCCTGCGCAAGCTGTCGTTCACGGGGTCCACCGAGGTCGGTGCGACGCTGCTGGCGGCCGCGGCGCCGTCGGTCCTGCGCACCTCGATGGAGCTGGGCGGCAACGCGCCGTTCCTCGTGTTCCCCGACGCGGACCTCGACGCCGCGGTCGAGGGCGCCGTGCAGGCCAAGATGCGCAACTCCGGGCAGACGTGCGTGGCCGCCAACCGGTTCCTCGTCCACGGCTCCGTGGCCGAGGAGTTCGCGCGCCGCCTCACGGCCGCCTTCGACGGCCTCGTGGTCGGGCACGGCGCGGACGACGGCGTCACCGTGGGCCCGCTGATCCAGCGGTCCGCGGTGGAGCGGGTGGCCGAGGTGGTCGCGCAGGCCACCGACGGCGGGGCGCGCGTCCGCACCGGGGGGCACGCACCACGACGCGCGGGGTACTTCTACGCGCCCACCGTGCTCACGGAGGTCGACCCGGACGCCCGGGTCGTCACCGAGGAGACGTTCGGGCCGGTGGCGCCGATCGTGACGTTCGATGACGAGGACGAGGCGCTGCGCCTGGCCAACGGGACGCCCTTCGGGCTCGTCGCCTACGCGTACACGCGCGACGTCGGACGCGCGATGCGGCTGGCCGAGGAGCTCGAGGCCGGCATGGTCGGCATCAACCGGGGCATGGTGTCGGACGCGAGCGCACCGTTCGGCGGCGTCAAGACCTCCGGGCTGGGGCGCGAGGGCGGCGAGCTGGGTCTCGAGGAGTACCTGGAGCCCGTGTACGTCGCCCTCTGA